Proteins from one Bacteroides zhangwenhongii genomic window:
- the ilvC gene encoding ketol-acid reductoisomerase: protein MAQLNFGGTIENVVIRDEFPLEKAREVLKNETIAVIGYGVQGPGQALNLRDNGFNVIVGQRQGKTYDKAVADGWVPGETLFGIEEACEKGTIIMCLLSDAAVMSVWPTMKPYLTAGKALYFSHGFAITWHDRTGVVPPADIDVIMVAPKGSGTSLRTMFLEGRGLNSSYAIYQDATGKAYDRTIALGIGIGSGYLFETTFQREATSDLTGERGSLMGAIQGLLLAQYEVLRENGHSPSEAFNETVEELTQSLMPLFAKNGMDWMYANCSTTAQRGALDWMGPFHDAIKPVVEKLYHSVKTGNEAQISIDSNSQPDYREKLNEELRQLRESEMWQTAVTVRKLRPENN from the coding sequence ATGGCACAGTTGAATTTTGGCGGTACTATTGAAAATGTAGTGATCCGTGATGAATTTCCATTGGAGAAAGCTCGTGAAGTATTGAAAAATGAAACAATCGCTGTAATCGGTTACGGCGTTCAGGGTCCCGGACAAGCATTGAATTTGCGTGATAACGGTTTCAACGTGATCGTTGGTCAGCGTCAGGGAAAAACATATGATAAAGCAGTAGCTGACGGATGGGTTCCGGGTGAAACTTTGTTCGGAATCGAAGAAGCTTGCGAAAAAGGTACAATCATCATGTGTCTGTTGTCTGATGCGGCTGTTATGTCTGTATGGCCGACAATGAAACCTTACCTGACTGCCGGAAAGGCTCTTTATTTCTCTCATGGTTTTGCTATCACTTGGCACGATCGTACAGGGGTGGTTCCTCCTGCCGATATTGATGTTATCATGGTTGCTCCTAAAGGTTCGGGTACTTCATTGCGTACCATGTTCCTCGAAGGTCGTGGTTTGAACTCTTCTTACGCTATCTATCAGGACGCTACGGGTAAAGCTTACGATAGAACAATTGCTTTGGGTATCGGTATCGGTTCAGGGTATCTGTTTGAAACAACTTTCCAACGTGAAGCAACTTCCGACCTGACAGGTGAACGCGGTTCGTTGATGGGTGCTATTCAAGGTCTGTTGTTGGCACAGTATGAGGTGTTGCGTGAAAACGGTCATTCACCTTCCGAAGCCTTCAATGAAACAGTAGAGGAACTGACTCAGTCGTTAATGCCGTTGTTTGCAAAGAACGGTATGGACTGGATGTATGCAAACTGTTCTACTACTGCTCAACGCGGTGCTCTTGACTGGATGGGCCCGTTCCACGACGCTATCAAACCGGTAGTTGAAAAACTGTATCACAGTGTGAAGACCGGCAACGAAGCGCAAATTTCTATTGACAGTAACTCACAGCCGGATTATCGTGAGAAACTGAACGAAGAACTCCGCCAGTTGCGTGAAAGCGAAATGTGGCAAACTGCTGTTACTGTACGCAAACTTCGTCCGGAGAACAATTGA
- a CDS encoding AAA domain-containing protein, whose product MNNNPKNPIADLQQQQLLLRMEYEYEKEEFKRQTETMGIARKVKRGLCWYPVSLGRSYYNSLNQFVVDITRSENKEIEHSFEFGRPVSFFHQSFDGKVKYLNFTATVSYADEERMVVVLPGAGALMELQTDGVLGVQLYFDETSYRAMFEALEDVIRAKGNRLAELRDTLLGTLKPGFRELYPVRFPWLNSTQETAVNKVLCARDVSIVHGPPGTGKTTTLVEAIYETLHREPQVMVCAQSNTAVDWICEKLVDRGVPVLRIGNPTRVNDKMLSFTYERRFENHPAYPELWGIRKSIREMGGRMRRGSYEEREGIRSRMSRLRDRATELEIQINADLFDSARVIASTLVSSNHRLLNGRRFPTLFIDEAAQALEAACWIAIRKADRVVLAGDHCQLPPTIKCIEAARGGLEYTLMEKVVRQKPSSVSLLKVQYRMNEAIMQFPSDWFYQGELEAAPEVRYRGILDFDSPMSWIDTSEMEFHEEFVGESFGRINKQEANLLLEELEAYINRIGKERILEERIDFGLISPYKAQVQYLRSKIKGSSFLRPLRSLITVNTVDGFQGQERDVVFISLVRANEEGQIGFLNDLRRMNVAITRARMKLVILGEAATLTKHPFYKRLMAFIKKED is encoded by the coding sequence AATAATCCGAAAAATCCGATAGCCGACCTTCAGCAACAACAACTCCTCTTACGGATGGAGTACGAATATGAGAAAGAGGAATTCAAACGGCAGACTGAAACGATGGGTATTGCCCGAAAAGTGAAACGCGGTCTTTGCTGGTATCCTGTCTCTCTCGGCCGAAGTTATTATAATTCTCTGAATCAATTTGTTGTAGATATTACAAGAAGCGAAAATAAAGAGATAGAACACTCTTTTGAATTCGGCCGTCCCGTTTCCTTTTTCCACCAGTCATTCGACGGAAAAGTGAAATATCTGAATTTCACCGCAACCGTCAGTTATGCAGACGAAGAACGAATGGTAGTCGTGCTCCCCGGAGCAGGGGCATTGATGGAACTACAAACCGACGGTGTGCTGGGCGTACAGCTTTACTTTGATGAGACTTCCTATCGCGCTATGTTTGAAGCACTGGAGGACGTGATCCGTGCCAAAGGCAATCGCCTTGCCGAACTGCGCGACACGTTGCTGGGAACGCTAAAGCCCGGATTTCGCGAATTATACCCCGTACGTTTTCCTTGGTTGAACAGTACGCAGGAGACGGCTGTCAATAAAGTGCTTTGCGCACGTGATGTTTCTATTGTGCACGGTCCTCCGGGAACGGGAAAGACAACAACACTTGTCGAAGCGATTTATGAGACACTGCACCGCGAACCACAAGTGATGGTGTGCGCTCAAAGTAATACTGCCGTCGACTGGATTTGCGAGAAACTTGTAGATCGGGGTGTTCCGGTGCTCCGCATTGGAAATCCTACCCGCGTAAATGACAAAATGTTATCCTTCACCTACGAACGCCGGTTTGAGAACCATCCGGCGTATCCGGAACTTTGGGGAATCCGCAAGTCCATCCGCGAAATGGGAGGACGAATGCGGCGGGGAAGTTATGAGGAACGGGAAGGGATACGCAGTCGTATGAGCCGTCTACGCGACCGTGCTACCGAGCTTGAGATTCAAATTAACGCCGACCTCTTCGACAGTGCCCGCGTGATTGCCTCGACCTTAGTCAGTAGCAACCATCGCCTGCTCAATGGCCGCCGTTTCCCGACTTTATTTATCGACGAAGCTGCGCAAGCACTCGAAGCTGCCTGCTGGATAGCCATCCGAAAAGCAGACCGGGTGGTTCTCGCCGGAGATCATTGCCAGCTTCCGCCTACCATAAAATGTATAGAAGCCGCTCGTGGAGGATTGGAATATACATTAATGGAGAAGGTGGTTCGGCAAAAACCGTCCTCTGTCTCGTTACTGAAAGTGCAATATAGAATGAACGAAGCTATCATGCAGTTCCCTTCCGACTGGTTTTATCAGGGAGAACTGGAGGCTGCTCCGGAGGTACGTTATCGGGGAATCCTTGATTTCGACAGCCCCATGAGTTGGATTGACACTTCTGAAATGGAATTTCACGAGGAATTTGTAGGCGAAAGTTTCGGACGCATCAACAAGCAGGAGGCTAATCTGCTCTTGGAGGAGCTGGAAGCCTATATCAACCGGATCGGAAAGGAACGAATTTTAGAGGAAAGGATTGATTTCGGACTGATTTCACCCTACAAAGCACAAGTGCAATATTTGAGAAGTAAAATTAAAGGAAGCAGTTTCTTGCGCCCTCTCCGAAGCCTCATCACAGTAAATACAGTGGACGGTTTTCAAGGACAGGAACGGGATGTCGTTTTTATCAGTCTCGTCCGCGCCAACGAGGAAGGGCAAATCGGATTTCTGAATGATTTAAGACGAATGAATGTAGCGATCACACGAGCACGCATGAAACTGGTGATTCTGGGAGAAGCCGCCACACTTACCAAACATCCTTTTTACAAAAGACTTATGGCATTCATAAAAAAGGAGGATTAA